taaaattttatgataaatatctatttaggttttataaaagtaagtcgtaaaattttaaaatgttaacaaaatataaggTTATGTACTAACTGTGAATGTTCATTTGGTTCAGCGTTTTCTtcagtttcttttattttttcattttttatgcGACTCCACGCGCAACACCAGATTGAATCTTCATGagcattttcttttttcaattgtaagtaatactaaaatgaaattataatgagTTCAAGAAGTCAAGTAACACCGGGGCACAAGCttgaaatatacaaacataccAATGTTGTTATCGACAttacttataacaaaaacctaaattattatttttaacttaacaattataacatataaaagcgtgtattatttatattactattacGAACTGCTTTTTTCATacacttaaaaaattatgatttcaattgacaattaaaagtaaagtagtaaaatgtcaaaattgtcAAATGGTTAAACTGCATAAAATAGAGTACGTGGATATCGAGGTTCGCAAATAGACGCGACACAAGTTCTAGAAAATACCTTCTATGTATATCTTGATTCAACAGTAATATGgtgtattttttcaataacacaacttgcttaaaataatattaacaatacgTATTACTTTTACGTGATTTGggtttcaaattttaatttgcacAAGACATACCTACTCTATGAAACCACAACGCAATACGCACTACGCAACAGCCAAACATTGTTTCCGTTTTATTCATCCGTCATCCGCCATCATTTCTTGGATTGTcagttgatattttatttacatatttcaatatttcaattaatcttctttatttagtttatgtaAAACATGCTAGCAAGATAGCATTtgctaaaaattttaatacgtgttgcaaaatagtttttttgtgCCTTCAAAATGGCTATGTCCAAATCTACAAACACTTACAATCGACAAAATTGGGAAGATTCtgtaagttattataattcatcttattttttttattatataacttttcTATCTGTCTTACTTACTTTTGTATGTTACAGGACTTTCCAATTTTGTGTCAGACTTGCCTTGGAGATAACCCCTATATTCGTATGGTAAGATTACTTTTACGTCATTTGAATTATTCATTCAGTATTGTTTGTTTCAACATGTGTACTATAAATTCCATTTCAGACCAAAGAAAAGTATGGAAAAGAGTGTAAAATATGTTGCCGCCCTTTTACCGTTTTCCGTTGGTGTCCCGGTTCGAGAATGCGTTTCAAGAAGACTGAAATTTGTCAAACATGCTCCAAATTGAAAAACGTTTGTCAAACATGTCTTTTAGATTTAGAATATGGTTTGCCTATCCAAGTAAGGGATGCTGCTCTTAAGATCCAAGATGACCTACCTCGTAATGAAGTGAACAAAGAGtactatattcaaaatctagaCAGTCAGATGTCTAAATTTGATCCGACTCAGCCTAGTAACTCAGCATTGAAGTCTAAGGGTGCTTCAGACTTATTGTTGAGACTAGCAAGAACTGCACCATATTACAAGAGGAATAGACCGCATGTGTGCTCATTCTGGGTGAAAGGAGAATGTAGGAGAGGTGAGGAATGTCCTTACCGACATGAGAAACCAACAGATCCAGATGACCCGCTGGCTGATCAAAATATTAAGGACAGGTATGTAAACaacattaatgaaaataaaggaATAGCCTATTTGTTTATTAGGAAACTGATTAGTGTCTGTatggaaattaattatacaatagtTTAGAAGTTAACCACTGACaatattactgtttttttaaagagtattaacatgttatatttgtttgtgCAGTTGCTTTGAAATCAACCCTTGCTACAAAGAGGATACTATGACTGTTACTATTTAGTTTATGAAACATGTTTACTAATAAAAGATGTTTGATTTTTAGATACTATGGTGTCAATGACCCTGTAGCTGAGAAGCTGATGCGACGTGCGGCCGCAATGCCAGCACTGCCGCCACCTGAGGACAGAACTGTCACCACTTTGTACATTGGAAACTTACCTGATAATGTCACTGAAGATGAACTTAGAGGACATTTCTATCAATACGGAGAGATAAGGTGTGTTTTCAATTGTGGTTTTTTGCTGTGACACATCATACTGtagtctttgttttgtcaaaatgtAATGAATGCCAATAATTTGAGTGACTGTAGTAGAGTTCtgtgtatttacatttaagcCCTTTTTATAACACCCATTAACACTTCTCTGTAATAACGTAACTTATTTTTACGAAATTAAGTTGTAGACTTCTCaaaaatctagaaataaaCAAGCATTTTTTTCGCTATGCACTTTTTCCTTGTTCTTATAGCAATTAACTAATGTTATAATGTTTCAGATGTTTAACCCTAGTTCCGAGAGCTCAGTGTGCATTTGTACAGTACACAACTAGGAGTGCAGCTGAACATGCTGCTGAGAAGACATTCAATAGACTGGTTATTGGTGGAAAAAGATTGACTATCAAGTGGGGCAAGTCTCAAGGTAAAGTAAACTTTAATTCAAGACAAAATATTGAACATTAGCAAAATAGAAATAGTTGTTAACCACAAAAGCCAACAGTCAAAACAACACAACAGCCAACTGTTGAATTGTTTTGATTCATTATTATTCCGTGGCTagattgattaattaaaaagaatcaaTAAGTCCAACTGACTACCTTTATAACACTCAGGAAATAAGAAACCAAAATAAGTGAGTCATTGGTTCCGATGGACGACCTCCATGAGTTATAAACTTGAGTTAGAGAAAATCTCTAAAAGCgagtaaaatattgtaatctcTCGCTTATTCAGGTTCAATTGTCCCTTAAATCtcaccaatattataaatgcgaaagtttgttGCAACATACGTCCAGAATTGGTGaacagatctcgctgaaatttggcatagatctGAAATGTAATGTCTGGAAGaaataggctactatttttgtttttttaactctgcGTGAATGGCGTCGCGTTCGACAGCTTATCAACAAATATTGGCATTGTTGTATTGTAGGTCGTCAAGGTGTGAATGAGAAGAGTGATATGCCAGCGTTGGAGCCTGTGCCGGGGCTGCCGGGAGCATTGCCTCCACCACCGCCTGCCTTCCTGCATCCCTTCCCACCACAGGTATGTCAATATCCACCCCATAGTCATCATAAAGCACCTAACAGTGACCCGGTTATGATTTGATAAGTggacaagtttttttatattgattaatttttataacttcacttgatgtcaatattttatatgtcttAAGAGATTACAGAACGTATggtctaattatttatttttcgactCATTTGATCCAGCTGTCTGGgaactaataaataatgtaatttttcccAGATGCCTCCACCCCCGAACCGACCCAACGACTTCTTCAACCTGCAGCACTACGCAGGGCCAGGCTGGGGCTGGGCACCGCCTCCAGGCCTGCACTACCCCAGTCAGGATCCCGCACGTCTCGGTGCGCATGCGCATGCCAACGCTCCACAAACATAGGACTCACAAAGCAACATCTGTTCCAGCGAATTGTtacttaaaaacatataactcTTTTTGTTCAATTGGTCGACATCTGCATTTATCCATATATTTTACAGATGGTAGCATTTCACCTACTCTATGTGAGGTGTTGCTATCGCGGTTGGTTCTTtcagaatataatataaaacctacataAACATAGAACATGACAATAATAACAGCTATAGTACAAATAAGatcttttgacattttttgacGTTGTTTGGGGAATAGTCAGATTTCAAAGTTTGACTTTAGCTCCAACTTCCATCtctaaagttttaaatgatGTCTCCGGTGACTTACTAATTTGACCAAATGCAGataacttcttttcaaatcaATGCAGATTAAAAATCGTAAATTTTACTGgccaaataattaaattgtaatgatTTATGGAAATTgccatttattttcattaaatgaatttgtttcaaaaacgTGCTACCATTATGTTTATTCTTATCAAATTTAGTACATATACAAATGTacacaaatgtttttaattaagagcATAGATTTAAGTTTCATGTAACATAAGtacttttcaataaaaaacttaaatcacCTTgaccttttaattaaaagttcttTGACCTTGAATAAACcagttggaaaaaaaataaaacaaaataagtttcggaaactatatttaatattaatcataaGTATAACATGACTTAATCGTTACAAAACAGTTAAACACATTAGATATATCTAATTCCCTTCACTTACCATTTATCTGGGTAAGGACGGtctgataataatttacattatactAGGCCCAGatatatatatgaatatgCGATAGTTTAGTGCTCGCCTGTTACGAGGTTTACGTAATAtatgtagtatattttttatagcaagGTTTATTGTTCCTTTACTCCAGTGGTTCTCAACCTTTTTATAGTGAAGTCAGTTCCATTAGCGAAATtccttaaaacatttttgccTTCCAATTAATTCGGCAGTGCAAACAACACTCTAAATCGATTACATAATTCGAGATGATGATTATTTGCTTTAAACTAGCAAAATcgttgattttaataaataaatttgtaaacaaaatataaaaaaaggttgagaaccactgatataattaaaagagtCCAGTGACTAgtgaattgataatttttctttatatcttacactattttatacaagtttacGAACGCAACTTTGAAGTCTTGTGCATCTAATCGTTATACAAGGCAAGGACAAGAATACAtaactaacaaatataaaattaagtaaatagcCTAAATATATGAAGCAATAGAACACACACTACTTACAGAATTATTCAAATACGCGCCAAGATCGAATAAGGTACAGTTTTATTGAAGATATTAACCGTGTGTTATAATTGTTGAAACACTGACATCAAAATATCTCAggaaaaacagagacaacgaTATTCAGTGGAAACAtattaatgttgccattttggaatgtttaaaacaaatttatataaagtcgAACTAGGATAAGTGAGAGTCCAAGAGATTACGATATTGTTCTCGCTTCAAGAGGTTTCTAACACGAGTTTCTCGCTTCAAGATGTTTCTCTCTAACACGAGTTTCTTGCTTATGAAAGTCGTCCATAAGGAACGGACAATGACTCGCATAGATATTTCTCGCTTATGCAGTCTATGCACTTGTACggcatttcaatatttttgacgACAGACTTTGAAGTGCGCAGAGTTTTCCCCCACTACACCTAACTGGGCAATGGTCTGCGCAGCGATTTCTACGATATTCTGAGATGACATGCTTCAAAAATACGATATCAGAGTgcagatgatttttttaatattcaattataacattaaatgtattttataaattcgatatttaagaaaaatacttgTCCTTACTATAGACTTCAATATGAATAAAtcgtgttgttttttttaaaattacttttgacAAGGGTCAGAAAAAGATTAGCtatgaagaattaaatttaaagcattTGAAGTAAGCTCGTTtaaaaacaactatttttaactagcaaataactaatatttagGTTAAATATTgcgcaaaatatatttaataaagtttcgaaataaaataatctcgaaattttaagaatttttccaaagaaatttatttttcagtttaattacttactattaatgattttaataaattaatttatcatgttaaaataaagaatagaaCACAGCCACACGCCATTTTGGctgtcaaaaaataaaacctatttatatttttttaaatcatttctattaaaaaaaaattaaaattaaaaaacgtcTTGAAATGGAAATGCTACATAATTCAAACATAATGTAATAACTACAAGGAAAGAGCAAACAATTAACATCAAATTTacaacgtatttttttaaatcccatttcattaaaatactgTTTCAAAAATGAATGTATCGGTCAATGACCTTGACCTGTCAAAACTCGcttcaaaaatttttttttctttttcttggcaaataaatatttttagccgacttcaaaaagaaggttatcaattagactatattttttatttgtgttataatgattcttttatgttatatatttaagaactgtgacgtcacaatatgGAGGTTCGTACACTTTGAAATACATCACATCAATTCAGTTTAAACAAGTACAtagttgttaaatattaaatactacaatgaaataattgttaaatgtgattaaaataagaaagagCACTTcattaagataaatatgaatctctatacattatattattaacgtTATGTACTTTTCAAAAGTGATAAATGCTGTTAAAGTCCAATTGTATctgcgaataaaaaaaaacacattaaactACTATTTCGgagaaaaaaaagattttaagccataatttttttttacattctagtttttttttttcaatgtaatcTCACCTCGTAATGTTCAGTATCTGTTAGAATTGGCGTTGGCGATCTGCGCATTGACTGCTGCAGCTGCAGCACTGGATGCTGCAGTCTGCACGTGCTGGTTGCGGAAGATCTCCGTAGTGAACTCCGCCTGTGCTTTAGCGAGAGACGCACCAGTAGATCTGTAGATACGATGTACCTGTACgaagaaagtaaatattaataacatgtaataattaaactaagttATAATCGAtccgaagttttttttttaatttgattatgtAGAAAAATGGTTAAATCACCACCTAATGGATAACAGATGAGATTTCTTGCATTGCTATTGTGATTATTATGAGTTAAATTGAatgtaattgtattaaaagaagcatcggtggctcagaggttaagaaCTTGActgatctgcaggtcttggatttgaatcccgccatgtatcaacgtgtttttcgatttacatatgtacatttatccgacattcttacgatgaaggaaaacatcgtgtacatatctgagaagaaattctatgatatgtgtgaagtcaacccgtactaggccagtgtggttgactatggtctagtcacccctaacttagggtagacttcgagcccctcagtggggatgtatagtgaactgatgatgtattaaaatactttcttGACCCTAGGTAAAGAGTGGACTAATGGTAACCTAGATTTGTGTACCTTGACTTTCCGGGTATAAGTGACCCCTTAAGAGGTCGCTAAGTAATTTACAATCTAGGGGGtcacattataataaaagttaaaaacactaataaagttattaattaccTTTGCCATAAGCATGACGTCAGCAACTACCGAGGTGATGAAGCCGATGGTGACGAGCAAGGTGATGATGCCTACGCCCACATTCACCTCGAACGCAGATATACTAGTGATGAGTCcactgaaatataataaaagggaAATTTTTGAAGTTACTTTATCACTTAAAGTAATTCTATCtgtaaaaaacacatttcaaGTAACAAGTGATTCTAAAAAtggttttgattttaatttttcgaaaaaaacacatgttttttttaaattacactcTTATTCTATAGGTTTATTACACTTGCTATATTTCATATTCttttaatacacaaaaaacAACTCACCACGAGCCTCCACCGCTGAATCCAATCGACTGCACCGTCGTTATAATAATTTGGAACAGGAATATAAAGAAGAAGACCATAAAATTGAAAGAGGAGTCGCTTCTAAACGCCTTGTATATAGGTCGGTACCAGCAGATGAAGCTGAATGGAGTCAGCAGCACGAAGTAGAGGATGGACAGGCCAAATATCGTAAAACCTTGACCGGCTATCATCAATGACATTGCTCCGATAATGTTCAGAGCCAACACCAACGCATGGACTGGAAACAagagtgattttttttaatagataggtTTGAATTCATATTAAGAGTAAAGggaaagctttttaaattgaattaatgaaaaataaaatatagaattaataagtcttttagtttactttaatcattaaaaaccTCACAAacgctaaataaaaataacattagctctgttataaaaaatttacttacacATCCATAAATGGTATAAATGACGAACAATCCTCTGGAACTCTAGAGGTATGTCAACGTTGATGTCTTGATAAAAGCAAGGCTGGACGGGACAGAAGGCGGGCAAAGGCGGCCAATTGTTCCTCCTACCAGCGGAACCTGCGCGGAGTTCAGCCTCCCGTCTAGCAAGTTCCTCCGCTTTCCGTTCCAGTTCCTCTTGCCTCCGCTGCAATTCGAGTTCCCTTACACTTTcttcatataaattaacatgtttCGGAAGTtcctttttgtttatattaacttgATTCGATACAGGAATATGTGTAGACATTGTTGAGTGTATGTTTGAAATAGACTGGTAATATGAAGATTTGCCATTCGTAGGACATTAGAGGTCAAACCTACGCGttggtaattttataattaaacttcatGACTAAATTGTGCCATTGGCTTTATTTGCTTTAGAATGAAGTATtccatattattatgtattacaaTTCAAAAGTGTGTTCAAGTGAATTGCGgtatgatatatataaaagctgATTAGTTTGTTAGCATTCAGTATGCTCCGAAAATACTgaacggatttaaaaaaatctttactataaaataaaaaaacccaACAATAATCTTGATGATAATACTTTCTACAATTTAGTCACTATCAGAAAAACAAAGCAATGACTGTACATTGTACTTTATCTATAAACTAAATTGATAACATATACTTTCCAAGTAAACAAGATAGCttatgtatttactttttgCAAACcaatattacattgtttttaatctcaaatttaatgattttaaattaaataaaaacaaacaaacaaggaTTAGCGGGAAATCTCTATAAGCTGTATGTTAGTATGGTCCCGATGGACTTTCTtcatgagcgagaaactcaggttagaaaaacttttatcagcgagaaaaatattgcagtACCTTGggttctcgcttataaaggctgactttttaaagttagaaTATCCGTAATCCAACTCTATCGAGTACAAACCGCAAAATGTGTATACATtttgaaacaataataaaattgataagcTTCATAACTAAATATGTGTTTCAAAAAGTTTGAGTTTTATCAACTTCCTgtttgtacaataatttaaatcgttAGCATTTGACAAATTggtcatttaaaaacaattaactaCAAATGGTTGATTCTAAAAATCcaacgtataaaaaaaataaagcaattttatGTGATTAAAGTTACAACAAGCAAATATCAAAACTACAGTTATTCTATATAATCTGTGAAGTGCCCAAAAGTTATTACGAAACTATGGCATTGATGGACTGGactgattataataaaaataatcaaataattgatatatgaaCAGAAATAGGTGAGACGTTTACCTTTAACTCCTTTTGTGCAGGTTGTTCGAGAAAAGCAAAAAGTGAATTAATTTACATGCATTTTAACAGTTGACTGTTATATACATCACAAACCTGGCTTGtcattcttaatattttatgttaaataatattgtgaagagcgtcagtggctcaggggtaaaacacttgacttgcaatctgcaggtcctgggttccaatcccgccatgtatcaatgtgtttattgattttcatatgtacatttatccgacgttcttacggtgaaggaaaacatagtgatgcaacctgcatatatgtgagaagaaattcaaagatatgtgtgaagtcaacctgcactgagccagcgtggttgactatggcctagtcacccctaacttggggtaggctccgagcccatCAGTGGgaatgtatagtgagctgatgatgaatattaTGA
Above is a window of Papilio machaon chromosome 20, ilPapMach1.1, whole genome shotgun sequence DNA encoding:
- the LOC106709191 gene encoding pre-mRNA-splicing factor RBM22, with product MAMSKSTNTYNRQNWEDSDFPILCQTCLGDNPYIRMTKEKYGKECKICCRPFTVFRWCPGSRMRFKKTEICQTCSKLKNVCQTCLLDLEYGLPIQVRDAALKIQDDLPRNEVNKEYYIQNLDSQMSKFDPTQPSNSALKSKGASDLLLRLARTAPYYKRNRPHVCSFWVKGECRRGEECPYRHEKPTDPDDPLADQNIKDRYYGVNDPVAEKLMRRAAAMPALPPPEDRTVTTLYIGNLPDNVTEDELRGHFYQYGEIRCLTLVPRAQCAFVQYTTRSAAEHAAEKTFNRLVIGGKRLTIKWGKSQGRQGVNEKSDMPALEPVPGLPGALPPPPPAFLHPFPPQMPPPPNRPNDFFNLQHYAGPGWGWAPPPGLHYPSQDPARLGAHAHANAPQT
- the LOC106709158 gene encoding secretory carrier-associated membrane protein 1 isoform X1: MPQFEDNPFSDPTIDNPFSDPSVQQVARSTTNATRGLDDYNPFDGQQNANQATVQQPTQPAIMQAVSPPAGQYTRPAQPQQSQAPPQNFTTADFQELKRRQEELERKAEELARREAELRAGSAGRRNNWPPLPAFCPVQPCFYQDINVDIPLEFQRIVRHLYHLWMFHALVLALNIIGAMSLMIAGQGFTIFGLSILYFVLLTPFSFICWYRPIYKAFRSDSSFNFMVFFFIFLFQIIITTVQSIGFSGGGSCGLITSISAFEVNVGVGIITLLVTIGFITSVVADVMLMAKVHRIYRSTGASLAKAQAEFTTEIFRNQHVQTAASSAAAAAVNAQIANANSNRY
- the LOC106709158 gene encoding secretory carrier-associated membrane protein 1 isoform X2, producing MPQFEDNPFSDPTIDNPFSDPSVQQVARSTTNATRGLDDYNPFDGQQNANQATVQQPTQPAIMQAVSPPAGQYTRPAQPQQSQAPPQNFTTADFQRRQEELERKAEELARREAELRAGSAGRRNNWPPLPAFCPVQPCFYQDINVDIPLEFQRIVRHLYHLWMFHALVLALNIIGAMSLMIAGQGFTIFGLSILYFVLLTPFSFICWYRPIYKAFRSDSSFNFMVFFFIFLFQIIITTVQSIGFSGGGSCGLITSISAFEVNVGVGIITLLVTIGFITSVVADVMLMAKVHRIYRSTGASLAKAQAEFTTEIFRNQHVQTAASSAAAAAVNAQIANANSNRY
- the LOC106709158 gene encoding secretory carrier-associated membrane protein 1 isoform X3 yields the protein MQAVSPPAGQYTRPAQPQQSQAPPQNFTTADFQELKRRQEELERKAEELARREAELRAGSAGRRNNWPPLPAFCPVQPCFYQDINVDIPLEFQRIVRHLYHLWMFHALVLALNIIGAMSLMIAGQGFTIFGLSILYFVLLTPFSFICWYRPIYKAFRSDSSFNFMVFFFIFLFQIIITTVQSIGFSGGGSCGLITSISAFEVNVGVGIITLLVTIGFITSVVADVMLMAKVHRIYRSTGASLAKAQAEFTTEIFRNQHVQTAASSAAAAAVNAQIANANSNRY